The Triticum aestivum cultivar Chinese Spring chromosome 6D, IWGSC CS RefSeq v2.1, whole genome shotgun sequence genomic sequence ggtgaactggaaaccccaatccgcggatgaagtgagggaggaaaactaccctcgctataggcttcggggtggggatgacttgccccttggtAGGCAGGCGATGGACGATtcctttcgccagatacccggccgcacgaagctgggtgatgtccttctccttgacggaggagaccatccacttgccttggcctccggatccggacatgattgagtgcttccttgaggaggagaagatgggaacttgagctggagctcgagaatggaaggacagagaggaagagaaggcgtgggtaaagaaagagaatccttatctccttataaaagcagtgaatattgaacgcctccccactcaccttaaaactcaCCTCTTTACAAGGGCTGTGTAAACAACACGTTGGGTTACCCacccccgtattgatgagaatcccgcaataaggggacacgatctctgcttcgacaagacgtgccaatggcaaccgcgtctcgaaacatggaggaacagacgaaaaacggttcgaaattatgaccgggcgaacgtgatgtcatgttgcaaaaagttgtcaacagattggactcgtggagtgTTATATTCTTTGCGGTTCTGTGTGGTGTGCGTGTTACAGGTTCATACACGATCagtgcgtccgaagactatcttggagttcggaaggaggaacccgccttgcaatgccgaagacaaatctgcgtgctggatacctcatcattgaagccaggttcaggggctactgggggagtcctggactaaggggtcctcgggtgtccggcctgttagccatgggctggactgatgggctatgaagatacgaagaccgaagaccctacccgtgtccggatgggactctccttggcgtggagggcaagcttggcgatcaaatatgtagattcctttctttgtaactgacctcgtgtaaccctagatcctcccgatgtctatataaaccgggggacttagtccggaggggggagagactcattaccatagtcatataggctagactcttagggtttagccattacgatctcgtggtagatcaactcttgtaatactcatattcatcaagatcaatcaagcaggaagttgggtattacctccatagtgagggcccgaacctgggtaaacattgtgtcccttgtctcctgttaccatcgaccttagacgcacagttcaggaccccctacccgagatccgccggttttgacaccgacagtcacatcgagtgctcgcttatgatgagcttgagaaagagcagttgcgccaagacgATGCGACGCTcgtcgaggaagatcgtcttcgggctcctgtgcgagccgctcgctaacagcaccttgcgccgctaccatagccggaaggttcatgcccgaagccttgaggaaggcgaccttgttcttcggcgaatccaatccgccaagaattccaacaagttgacgccaaagtgggaaggcccttatcgggtaatacgagtcaccaggcccgacatagtccgcctggagactgaagatggtATCCTAGTGagtaattcctggaacatcgagcatcttcgcaagttttacccataaggctcGGTTGCcgccccccggcaaaccacctttttgtacaagccttgtcggcgaggcatgtaaccctttgtacaaagccaggcgcagaccctgagcaacagatgaataaatgaagcgctggcgccctaagttttagcatgcatgttAGGTTGAGTCTCCCtctggtagggttgatagtgcttagcggctactaacccctagcatagaggttgagTTTGTGTCTTTGCGTCCCTTCCAGTCCTTCTTGATTCACAGGCTACACGGGCGCTTCAGCGGAACTTTTTGGGGAAAGGAGACGAGTTGGCACCCCGGCCCCGACAAGCCATTCTTGCCGGGGGCAACACattcagataagtctttttccCAGCCACGTACTTCCGTATGAAGCTTGAACGTATGAACCCTCGCTTGATCCCATGCCACCATGCTCCCTCCTCCCTAAATCCGAATCCCTTTCGGGTTGGAACTTGATTGTAGTTGCGGTGGAAGGGAGACAGACGAAGGGCCCAATCCTACTTTTCCACTACCCTCGCCAAGGGCTTGAGTGTAGTCGTGGTATAAGGTgggaggacggcaaggcctgttgccgggcgacgttGTTTACTTAAAGAaaaacaaggattcgttccttggtgtGGGCCTCGCTCGCGCACAAAAAACCTGGCAAACCCCCTTTTCATTGATACGTTGATTAAAcaagtacagttcatacggaatgtgAACATGAGCAAGGGGTTGCAAAGTCTAAATTCGACAAGTGCGCGTAGGCTTAATATCTAGAAAAAGATAAGATGCAGGTAATCCGTTTCTTGTCCCTCTTCTCAGGAGGCGGATTAAGATAGCGGCAGGGCAAAAGGAGTGGCTAGGCGAGATACGAGCAGCAGATGGCACCAAGTGAACGTCCCGGCAGCCGGCcagaagagggctggtgatgacggtgccggggaagaagccgaaagatgaggcagcgggccgacaatacgAGACGAGGGCGTCGATGCCATCGTACTCccacttgacggcccgccacccgccttcttcgtcttatCCAGCCTTCTAGCGCCAGCCGCCAGAGGcaacgaccccgagaagttcaaggagctggctcgaGGAGCCGCGCCAAGAACTACCCCCCGGCAAATCACTCTGTCGGGGAGAAGGCcaggtgcagatggtgctgctgtcgGCGTCGCCTATGGACGGGGCGTCCGACGTCTAGTCGgacccgtccccgtcgtcctccccaccaCCCCCCTCCTCGTCACCGTCGCACGAGGAGGAGCTCTCGTCATCGGTCAAGCTCTCCGCGGAACACCCTAACCTgattcccgagcgcccgaagaccttgacggagagcaggtcgctcTTCACTAATTTGAAGTGGGgaacgtgccccttcatcaagcagtgggtgcgtgcgaaggttttccaacgcCGACGAAGGAGCATTACATGAGGGACGGGGAaccttgtgttcacccacatgtcgccgtTACAACAACCCTTCATGTGGAGCCTCAACCTCGGCGGttggtcgatctccagcaccctcgcaaaCGCCTCGGGAAGACGAAGGCGGCTATGCGGCGGCTCGCGCAACTACAAGATGAACTCCAACGCTGTGTCTCCAACATGGCCGCTCGACGAAGCATGAGGAGATGGTGGCGGAGACGGCGGCGTTGCGGGTGTCCCCCTTCTGCCcccacctctgcctcgaccacTTCGCCGATCGCGACTCCGTCCGGCGCCTCCGCCTTGAGCGTCTGACTCTTCCTTAACCGCCGTGGCCCTCTGGCGGGAGGAAGACCTAGTCGGCTCCACAGAAGGACGGCCGCGGCCGTGCCCTCTCGGCATGGCAGTCGATGGAGAATGGAGAAGAAGGGTAGAAACGAGAGgatgcctctcctccttctcctggtCCCCTTCTTATAGCCAAGCAAAGAAGGCTGAAGACTGGCTCTACATCTCCGAAGAGCCCTTTCAAGTCCGGCTTATTAAAGCCATTTGATAACAAGCAAGGGCATCGACCGCCCTCCCAACGCCAATCAAAGGCGCATGGGTATCGGCCATGGAGCGCCTTCCCATACCCTACACATCCTCCACCTACCCCATGccatgcatgcagcatacgtgacGAAAAAGGCGGGCGTGGTGGGAAACATGGAACAGCGGTTCCAAGATTAGCAaaggcacagagggtaaatgagcagcaccCCTGCTTTTccctcttttttatggggaagatgtgggccgcctctttactattcgcCGCAGGGTGACGCAAGCACGCTGCAAGAGTCCCATGCATGATCCCCACGTTACGcactcaatgcgggtcgtggggaagcgcaaggaGTTACCACAGTTAAAAccctgccacgcgtgcccgcgcaccgttctgggcctagcccaacaacgctttacgcttatgtgtggcccaggcccgaaggctcctgtcggtgtacaaaagtaggggcctttctgtacccctttacttgtgcgcgggcagttgtagccacacctgcggccacgcttggcggggcagaggaagcgaaGATACAGGACTGCCAGGGCAGTGCTCAACCCAGAGGCGCaaagagcaaagggacaagatggaTTTCCCTCGGCGAGAGCCTTGTCGGGGCGACCTACatagccccgacaagagccttgccgaggcaacttgcccaacaccagcaaggccgccacccttgagcctgagagttccgacaccatcgacaacgtcgagaccaagactcaggggcgcctgtgtggtggcatgcagatctttgtgaggaACAAAGGCCTGCGAATCTGGAGAGAAACTAGAaggcgaagacccccggcaagagccttgccagggacaggcggagacccccggcaagagtcttgtcgaGGACAGATGAagaaccccggcaagatccttgccggggacgcccgcgagaccccggcaagatccttgcccggGGCTTTTGCGGGGCCGAGGCCAGGCCCGCACTTACCAACGTTTTGCTGCCCCGCGCCCGTGCCGACGCGGCAATCAGCCCGCCAACCAGGCAGGCGCCTGCATGGCAGCAAGCAACCTCTAGGCCAACTagacaagcacctgcgtggtggcatgcagatctttgtgaagaccctgccaccgcagcAACGTAgctgccagccagccagcgtggcgctgcatgcctcgtcagcttggacgcgcgtcgaagcaaggggaggcggcgatggacgggacaagcttctttgtcgtccccaataaagcaataGGACACgtaggcggcgcattaaatgcgtttgtcgcACGATGTTagggatagacttgtacactgtagacacttcccacctcctgtgtgccactgtggcaacccctttgacatataaaaggaggcccgaggcgtaccgaGGAAGGATTTCGGACTTTTTGaactgggcatgcaccgcagctagttcaatagctcaagaacaccaaatatatacaccagagcaggactagggtattacgcatcgcatgcggcccgaacctgggtaaaaaatccCCTCACGCTGATCTTTCAGTCCCGCTCTTTGCACAGCTCTGCGCCcagccaaccgtagtagggattccccgtgatcccataggtgttgtttcccccgATAGGGAGCCGTGGAGGACTCCCCTCCACCGACGTAGCGGATTAGGTTGAGTAACCATAGGGGCTCTGGTATCTTATATAAGCCGAGGTTGAGCTAGTCGATAGAGCACATTAGAATCTCTCGGTTCAGTGAGATCTGCTCACTGAAACATGGTATTGGTATATTGGAAATGCAACGCATCATTATGGTAGAAAGAAAAGATTTTTACACCAGGTTATGTTTTAGTTGTTTCGCAAAACAAAAGAAGTTTTAGTAGAATTGGAAGCAACTTTCAGTAACATAGGAACCAATTCTTGCTTGAAAAGGAAGCAAATTGCAAGGCAGGAAAGATAACAGCATCTCTAGCAGATTCCCTAAaactcatactccctctgttcctttataCAAGGTGTTTGGGTGTAGGGCTGCTAGCTACTGCCGCATGTCGAGTGCGTACCTTCTGCTGCAGCTGCCTTCTGCTGTTGTTGGAACTTGTCCGGGTGAGGGAGACTGGCGCGCCATCTGGCTGTCGGACAATGACAGGTGGTCGGTTAGGCATGTAGCTTGGCGGCCGGCGGCGAGTAAAATTTCACCTGGGGAAAGGTGAATCATAGACTGAAGAGCTTTACATTGGGTCACCTAAGAGTAAGAGTGCTTGCTgggattttatttttttggggCCAATCTCTATTCTCCTATGGTATAACGGTCAAACCAAAATATCAAGGGCGGGCCACGGCACATCGGGCTTTtctcgaaatcactaattaaggagcacTCTTTGCAACGGTCACTCCCAccttcccaggttgcgacaagtggtgtCACAACCTGGGATTTTTTTtctgtagatccgtttattcaaaatgttttaccTCATAAATCGTGCGCctaaatcttgaaccgttttcaccattggattccttgcgtcgagatcttcaaaactacacCCTATGTTGATAGGTTGtaacgaactttttttcacgaaaaaaacaggCGAAAAGACCAAATCGGGAGCACTTTTTTTTACCTTTCTGAAGGCGGcacgactgtgcctctcgcggaagcaaatccgtgcctccatgAGAAATAAACTCGTGCGTCTAGTGGAAGGAAAAAAATTCCGAGAAGCTTGGCCATGCGTCCCGCGGAAGGAAAAAATGACAGAAATCGCGTTTTTTCGTCTCCAgagacacggccgtgcctctcgcggaaggagaaAAAACCGCATTTTTATTCGTTTCCAAAAGGcactcgcgaaagcaaaaccgtgcctctcacggatgGAAAAAAATCTGTTTCCGAGACTACCGTGAAAGCaagaccgtgcctctcgtgaaaggaaaaacacattttttccgttCCTCTAGCGGAAGCAAAACAAATGAAAATGAGTTTTTTCGTGTAAATGTTTTGTCCAAAAGCTAAAAAACCAGGTGGAAAACCGAAAACCCAGAAAACATCATCTAAAAACCAAAAACATGtgcgaaaaaaaaacaaaaatccgAAGGACACACACCCATTGCGTGACACGTGACGGCGAGTGAACTCTCAGGCCACCCCAAGTGATCCTTGGGAAGGCTCCCGAAGGAGTGCTCCGTCGTGAGTTGCTCACCTTTTTCCTCAATTTCAGTATAGGGGATCTTGCAAAAATGTAGGATCAGCTTGACTTCCCAAAATCTGGGATTTGTTTTCACAAACCATGCGAGCAGTTATTAGGAATTGTTTGGCTTCCTAAGATCTCCCGTCATGGCGTCCATGCTCTCGGGGGGCCCCGCGACTTGGCCCGCGCCGCCCACCAAGTTGTGTTGGCTGCTCGCCGGGCAGCGCTGGTGATCGTGGCTCGCCTAGCCCCCTCAGATCTGCCGAGCGCGACATGTGATggtgatgtacgttcagtgggaggagacgtttccctCGACTATGAAATCGATTTCGTCGATCTCAAGATGAAGTGCCGGCTCAGTACCAAGAAAGTGCTCATAGGAGTTGGTTGTGCATGTGtgcgtttataggggtgagtgtatgtgcgtgtatgCATGAACGTCTGCATAGTGTGTTAAGGATCTATTTTGCTTCCTAAAATCTATGGTGGAAACTAGTGTGTTAAGGATCTATTTTGCTTCCTAAAATCTAGGGTTTGTTTCCACAAACCATGCGAGCCGTTATTAGGAATTGTGTAACGCTTGCATATTAatatacttcctctgttcctaaatatatgtctttgtagagattacactatgaaccacatacggatgtatatagatgcatgtTAAGTGTATAtttattcattttgcttcgtacgtAGTCCAGCTAGTTGAATCTTTACAAAGACTACTTATGTTTAGAAACGgatcttgctttattagtaggtaggtataggtatagatatagattgtGTAACCATTTATTGCAAAATAACCTAAAAACTTAAGACCCGTCTCTttcctaaaaaaacaaaaaactttaAGACCCGTCTCTCGTCGCCGCCATCCACATCTATCAGATCCACACTGTCGATCGTCTCCCGACATGGCGTCTATCCTCTCGCGGGCCTCCCGTGACTTGGCTCGCGCCGCCCGCCAAGTCTCGTCGGCTGCTCGCCGGGCAGCGCCGGTGACCATAGCTCGCCCAGCCCCCTCAGATCTGCCGAGCCGCCGCCTGTCCGTCCACAGCGGCGCCACCGACGCCAACATCCCCGGCTACACCAACCCACCCCCCGACGAGCCAGTGGAATTCGTGGCTTCAGACAACGACCTGGAATCTGACGAGGCCCTGTGGGCGCTCTACGAGCGCTGGTGCGAGGCTTACAACGAGGAGCGCGACCACGACGAGATGGTTCGCCGGTTCGACACATTCAAGGAGGCTGCTTTCATGGTGGACCGCGTGAACAAGGCCAATCTGCCCTACACCCTGAAACTAAGCCAGTTCGCCGACGGGAAGCTGGCAGAGTCCGTGTGCAATAAGTGGTGTGGTGATAAACCTCGCCCTGATCCCGCAGCTTATCATCGGGAGGGTGAGTTTTACATCTATGATGATGGCGGAGATGATGTGCCGAAATATCCCACGATGAGGTTCCTCTTCTGTGAACGTGGAGGTCCCATCATCCCCTTGGAATGAATTGATCATCCCATTAGCAGCAACCCTGAATAAAGTTCTGCGTGTATGGTGTTATACATGCTTATTTTTACAATGATGGGCGTTTGCACACGCTGCTACCGTAGCGATTGTAAGGCTTCGTAAACCTTGCTGTTGTAATCTCGCTGGTTCTTCATGATTAGGTTTGATAACCACCAACTATCCCCTCTATCCTAATTTACCGTGTATTAAAATATTTGGTTTATTCATTAAAAATCAGGTGGAAATACTTTTGCAGGGGAGGGATTATTCTCCGACTCATGCTTGTGGATTTTCATCAAAATGACTTTCATGCCATTCAGTTTATTTTTGAAGTTatttattagtttatttttttaaatcattaTTTGTGGAGATGTCGAAGTAATGGTTAAAGAAGGAAATTATACTGTTTTAGGGACTGCACCGATGTCAAGTACGTTAATCAGCATATTTAAATCCCAATGAGTCATCGACTATATAAAATTCATATGCAATGATTAACAAAGAAATCTCGGCCTTGGATATTTTAATAGTTAAATAATCATTTGCAGAGATATTGAAGTAGCGGTTGAAGAAGAAAGTTATATTTTATAGATAATGATGATATCGGATGGTCGGATTCCTTTTGGTGAAATCTGGCTATCCGGGATGAAGGTTTACACTTAACATGGCAGTGACGGAGCTACAAATACATTGTTGGGCGGGAGAAGCCAAAGAACACGAAAGTTTGGAATCAAAAGATCAAGTTAGCAGTTGTAAACAAAAGAAGCCACACCAAAATATAGCTTCACATTTAGATATTTTAGTTATCGATTACAGAAGTATGGAGAATTGAGTGAAATTTTGATGCAGGGAAAATTGTGAATGAACCAAACCAAATTGGATACATGCCTACAATCAATCAATTTGGATAAAAATCAAGCTCTAGGTGAAATTTAAGGCAAGGACATTGTCAATGTGTCGAAGAAAATGAGTTGTGCAGCTGGCATTCACAGAAATTGGAGTGTGCCGGAGATGAGAGGATCAAATTCAAAGAAGAAAGTTATGCGCCTATGCCTCACTTGTAGCAAGACCGAAGAAGCTCTCACTAAAGGAATGCCCTCCCAGACGCAAGTAATGTGCCCGCCCAACTTTCAGTTTAGTTCCTTTTCTTTACGTTTCTACATTGtttcgttttgttttgttttcaaatatatttttaatacatgcattaaaaatataaatttactataaaaataaaaccaaaatttgattttttttttaaaaacagtGTAAAGTTTTTGCCAGCATAACTTAAAATATGTTGGTAGTTTTCAAACAAATGCTTGTGACATTCTAAAAATGTTCCCGTATTACAAAAACATGTACATGAAATTTTATAAAAATAAATATACAAAGTAAAAATAATCCATACAAAAtgctaaacatgtataaaaaaaatGTTTTCGATGACTAAGAAAAATGTATGATGTGTACCAAAAAAGGTAGACGTCAAGCCATATATTTAGGAAAATGTTAATCATGtttattaaaaatgttaaacatgtataaaaaatgttgtagatgtatacaaaaaaatatacaatgtgtatgaaaacattaggcatcaaaacatatattaaaaaacagttaatcatgtatttgaataaTGCTAAACATTATTGAAAATTGTTTTAGATGTATACAATATGTATGTATGAAAACAATAAACATCagacatatatttgaaaaataataattaatCATGTATATGAAAAGTGTTAAACCTGTATAAAAAATTGTTTTAGATGTATACCAAAAGTAAATTCCGTAAGAAAACAATAGCCATCTAAACATATATTTAAAAATGTAATCACGTATTTAAAAATTGTTTAACATGTGTTATAAAATATTTGAAGTGTATACGAAagatgtacaatgtgtatgaaaataataggcatcaaaacatatatttgaaaaaagttactaaagtatatgaaaatgataaacCTATATAAAACTATTTTTGAATTATaccaaaaatatacaatgtgtatgaaactAATAGATATctaaacatatatttgaaaaattatCTTGACACATACGAGAAATGTACAATATGAAAGAAAATATGTAGACATGTGTTAAAAAAGGAACAAAGAAACCCgaagagaaaaaagaaaacaagaaaagcaGAGAAAAACAAGTGtagaagagaaaaaggaaataacgaaaacaagaaaatcaaaggaaaacttgaaagaaacaaaaaagaagagaaaagaaataaaagtaaAATGTCAGTGAAAACCAAGAAAGCAACGAATAAAACCAGTGAGAAAACAAAGAAAATGGGAAAATTggtgaagaaacaaagaaaacaaaagaaaaaaaaaactagcaGACGTCGAGCGAACGAACATGCAAAAATAGCCCGGCCTAAATACTGTGGCACAGAGGAAAAATCTGTAGGCGAGAGTATCATACGACTCGCTGTATGCGCGAGATAGTCGCCACACATAGATGAGTCCTAGCGTAGCGGTGCTAGTCGGTACATCTCTATAGGAACACCTCTTCATTGGACCGGCCTGCGAACTACACTCACCTACCAATTGCGCCTGTCGCTTATCTGTAGTCCTGTCGCACTGCACTGCGATCTTGttcctttttcaaaatcttgtcccCTTCGTTTACTACAGTCATCTTACAAATTCAAAATGCTTAACTTACATGGTTTTTTTTGCAAATCTGAAAAATGTTTCACTAAATATTAAAACAAATGTTCACCTTTTAAAATTGTTCACGCAATttaaagaaaatgttcatctcattctaaaaATGGCGacaacatttaaaaaaatgttcacatttttaaaAACTTAGCTATAGGAGGTGAAGGCAAGGGGGGCTGGTGCGTGGGGAGGGAGACTCCTGGAGCTAGGGAGCACGCCGACGCCATTGCTCACGGTGCAAGTTCGTTTCAATCTTCGATCCTGCTCGCTCTTGATTCTGGGTACAGTAAATTTTAGCTAGCTACGCTGCAAACTAAGTGGTGTGCCTCGTattaatctatctatctatcctaTCTTTTATTCGGCGAGATGGTTGCGCCTGTGGCGGATgtggccgccgccatcgccggcaccTAACCTGGTCTAGATCCCTCCACTATAGGAATCAGCTACTTgaccgtctgccacggcagacggcaaaggcaaggatggcggacggcaaaggccttcgccgtctgccgcggacggcaaaaggctccggca encodes the following:
- the LOC123141099 gene encoding uncharacterized protein, which translates into the protein MASILSRASRDLARAARQVSSAARRAAPVTIARPAPSDLPSRRLSVHSGATDANIPGYTNPPPDEPVEFVASDNDLESDEALWALYERWCEAYNEERDHDEMVRRFDTFKEAAFMVDRVNKANLPYTLKLSQFADGKLAESVCNKWCGDKPRPDPAAYHREGEFYIYDDGGDDVPKYPTMRFLFCERGGPIIPLE